A region of the Haemophilus parainfluenzae genome:
GGTGTTATAGCCGATCAAATGAGCAAAATCAAATACGGCATGCGGATAGCCATTAATGAGCAATAAGGCTAAATAACCACTTTCATCCCAGCAGATTTCTAATTTACGTGCTTCGTGGTGATTGCGAGTGTTATCGACGTTATAAACATGTAAGCAATCGACAACAGGCTGCCCATTTTGACGCATATCTAACGCATAAAAATAGCCCGTTTCACCGTCATCTTCAAACATTACCGCTAGATGATCATGCACAGTTGAGTGTGTGCCGACTTGCTTTGGTTGACCGAGAAAGAGTTGATCTTCGAGGGTTAAATGTAACATTTTCTTTCCTTTAAATATTAGATAGAAAAACACCGCACTTTTATGCAAAGTGCGGTGCTATTTTACATTAAATTAAGCAAAAATTATGCTTGACCTTTAACCGCTTTTAAACCTAAGAACGGAGCTGGTGTACCAGCACGCTCTAATGCTTCTTCAATACGGATTAATTGGTTGTATTTAGCAATACGGTCAGAACGGCTCATAGAACCAGTTTTGATTTGACCTGCTGCTGTACCAACCGCTAAATCAGCGATAGTCGCATCTTCGGTTTCACCTGAACGGTGAGAGATTACAGCGGTGTAACCTGCATCTTTAGCCATTTTGATTGCTGCTAAAGTTTCAGTTAAAGAACCGATTTGGTTGAATTTGATTAAGATAGAGTTTGCGATACCTTTTTCGATACCTTCTTTTAAGATTTTGGTGTTAGTTACGAA
Encoded here:
- a CDS encoding DUF2251 domain-containing protein; amino-acid sequence: MLHLTLEDQLFLGQPKQVGTHSTVHDHLAVMFEDDGETGYFYALDMRQNGQPVVDCLHVYNVDNTRNHHEARKLEICWDESGYLALLLINGYPHAVFDFAHLIGYNTNKHPQPDLMSMWTHEEITNERATAWLGVNTIK